A single window of Trueperaceae bacterium DNA harbors:
- a CDS encoding gamma-glutamyl-gamma-aminobutyrate hydrolase family protein, with translation MSDHRPRVLLSTGISVRTTGLLREDSGTGRNYSQAVALAGGLPTMVAVLDEQLVGEYAAVNDALLLTGGVDVDPALFGATPHPDLGSVDERRDAFEIALYHAFRKLGKPVLGICRGHQVINVAEGGTLHQHVPALPEAWQHEQHDLRGSPLHPVKLAPGSRLASAFGKTDVRTNSYHHQAVDVVGAGLKAVAHSGDGLVEAVEERHGSWVLGVQWHPEMAYREHPEHLAPFRLLLEALKAVGARA, from the coding sequence ATGTCCGACCATAGACCGCGCGTCCTGCTCAGCACCGGAATCAGCGTTCGCACCACGGGCCTCCTACGCGAGGACTCCGGCACCGGACGCAACTACTCGCAGGCCGTCGCGCTGGCGGGCGGTCTGCCGACCATGGTGGCCGTGCTGGACGAGCAGCTCGTCGGGGAGTACGCGGCCGTGAACGACGCCCTCCTCCTCACGGGCGGCGTCGACGTCGACCCCGCCCTCTTCGGCGCCACCCCGCACCCCGACCTCGGCAGCGTCGACGAACGCCGCGACGCCTTCGAGATCGCGCTCTACCACGCGTTCCGCAAGCTGGGTAAGCCGGTGCTGGGCATCTGCCGCGGTCACCAGGTCATCAACGTGGCCGAGGGCGGCACCCTGCACCAGCACGTCCCCGCGCTGCCGGAAGCGTGGCAGCACGAGCAGCACGACCTGCGCGGCTCGCCCCTCCACCCGGTGAAGCTCGCGCCCGGCAGCCGTTTGGCGAGCGCCTTCGGCAAGACGGACGTACGCACGAACAGCTACCATCATCAGGCCGTCGATGTCGTCGGAGCCGGCCTCAAGGCCGTGGCGCACTCGGGCGACGGGCTCGTCGAGGCCGTCGAGGAGCGCCACGGCTCCTGGGTCCTTGGCGTCCAGTGGCACCCGGAGATGGCCTACAGGGAGCACCCGGAGCACCTCGCCCCGTTCCGGCTCCTGCTCGAAGCCCTCAAGGCGGTGGGCGCCAGGGCCTGA